TAGAAGTTCGTTCGTGCTGGCTCGGATGAGTTCAAAAGGAAATTTGATCAATGAAACTTATTCCCGTAAATGCTTTGAGATCGCTCGTAAAAATCCGAATGTAGTTTCCGGTTTTATCGGACACGGAAAAGATGTGGAAGACATTAAAAGATTCAAATCGAAATTTCCTGCAGGAATGATGCTGCTGACTCCCGGAGTGAAGTTGGAAAGAGGAAGCGATGCAATGGGACAGCAATACATCACGGTCGAAGATGCGATTCAAGGCGGAGCGGATTGTATAATTGTCGGTCGCGGGATTATTAAAGCAGAAGACAGAAAGAAAGAAGCGAAAATTTACCGGGAAAGAGCGTGGAAGATTTATAATGAAAGAATTAATAATTAAGGAATGAAAGAATTAATTGGACTCGACTTCATAGCGAAGCATGGAGTTGAGAACAATAAAATATCCAATATCGAACAAGGAATTTCCAATGATGAATAAAACACACCTATCAGCTAAAGCCGGACTCCTCTTCCGTCTCCACTTCCTTACGCCGGGACAAGCAAGAGGAGATTCCTTTGCGTTCTCTGCGTTTTTGCGGTGAATTTTTTGTTCGTTTTGTTGGTACTGTTAGTTGTTAAATTATTAGTGAAATTCGTGTAATTCGTGGATAAGATAAAAAGGAGAAAATAAATGAAAAACTTAATCTCAATGCGCGATTTGAACAAAGAAGAAATTTTGTATTTTATGGAAATTGCTGAAAAAATAGAGAAAGGAGAATTAAATCCAAATATGGATAAGAAGTTGGCTGCGCTTCTTTTCTTTGAACCGTCAACACGAACTCACTTCTCATTTGCAACAGCAATGAAAAAAATCGGCGGACAAACGATCACGATGCGGGGAACGGGCAGCAGTTCTGTCAGAAAAGGTGAAACATTTGCTGATACTCTGCAGACTATTGCTCAATATGCGGAAATCATCATTATGAGAAGTCCGATAGAAGGTGCGGCTCGATATGCTTCGGAAGTTGTCAATGTTCCGGTAGTAAATGCCGGAGACGGAGCAAATCAGCATCCAACGCAGGCATTGTTGGATTTGTATTCCATCATCAAAACACAGGGAACTCTGGAAAACCTGACGATTGGAGTGGCAGGAGATTTAAAATTTGGCAGAACAGTTCATTCGCTTGTACAGGCGATGAGCGATTTTAATCCGAAATTCAAATTCATTTCACCCTCTTTCCTGAAGATGCCTGAATACATCAAAGACGACTTGAAAGCAGCAAATCTCGAGTTTGAGGAACTTTCCGAAATCGATGAAAAGATCGATGAACTGGACATTCTGTATGTTACCCGCATCCAGAAAGAGCGCTTTGCCGATCCTGAAGATTATGAGAAAGTGAAAGGCTCTTACATTTTGGAAAAATCGATGTTGAAAGGTGTTAAAAAGAATTTAAAAGTGATGCATCCACTACCGAGAGTTGATGAGATTTCTACAGATGTAGACGATACGGAATATGCGTATTATTTCCTGCAGGCAAAGAACGGAGTTTATATGCGTCAGGCAATAATTTCTATTCTTTTGGGAGGTGTATAATGAAACAGATGAAAGTCGATGCCATCAAAAACGGAACAGTTATCGACCACATCCCTGCCGGGAAAGGAATGCAGGTTGCTGATTTAATCAATATTTACGGTGAGAATGAGGTTTTAATAGGAGTGAATCTGAATAGCAGGAAACTTCAGAAAAAAGATATCATCAAAATCGAAAACAGGGAACTTTCTCAAGATGAAATCAACAGTATCGCTCTCATCGCACCGGAAGCAACTCTCACGATCATCAAAGATTTCGAGACTATCCGCAAAGCCAAAGCGGAAATTCCAAAATCGATCGAAGGATTGATCAGTTGTCCTAATCCAAAATGTATCACAAATTCCGAGCAAATCAAAACGAAATTTAAAGTTACGAATAAAAATCCTTTGAAAATTAGGTGCTGTTATTGTGAAAAGAAATATCTGGTGGATGAAGTGAAAATAAAGATTTGAAACCTGAATTGGACTCGACTTCAAAGTAAAGCATGGAGTTGAGAACAATTCAAAGTAACAAAGAGTGAACATCCAATATCGAACAAGGAATTTCCAATGTTGAAGGATAAACACTTCCCGGTTAAAGCCGTACTCCTCTCAAGAGGAGATTTTCAATGTGTACTCTGTGGTTATTGATCGTTTTATTAGATTTGTTCGTTGTTAAATTAAGGAGTGTTAATGGCTAAAAAGGTAAATTATGAACCGTCCCGAACATTGATGGAGTTCCGATTGCTGCCGGGTGCTACTTCCATAAATTGCACTACTGAAAATATTTCTCTCAAAACTCCACTCGTGTTTTCGGAAGGAAATGAGAAGAAATATTATTTGAACATTCCACTTGTTTCTGCTGCTATGCAATCTGTTTCCGGAGCGGAAATGGGAATCGAACTGGCAAAACTTGGTGGTTCTGCTTTTATTTTCTGTTCACAGCCAATAGATTCGCAAGCAAAGATGATTAGGAAAATCAAAAATCATAAGGCAGGATTCGTAAAACCGCAGACAATGAAACCGGAGATGAAGATTTCTGAAATGTATAAAATCCGCAAGCAGACTGGATATTCGACATTTCCGGTAGTGGACGAAAACAACATTTTTCTGGGTTTGATTTCCAAATGGGATTATGAGATTTCGCTCCATTCAAGTTTCCTTGTTAAAGACAGGATGATTCCTAAAGAGCATATCGAAGTGGGAGTCAATATTTCGAACCTGAAAGAAGCGAATAATATTTTGCTGGAGAGTCATAAATCTGTGCTGCCGATTTTGGATGAAAAAAGAAAGTTGCTCTCAATCGTGTTCCGAAAAGATATCTACGACCAAATGAACAATCCGCTGGAAGTTCATGATGAGAAGAAAAGGTTGTTGGCAGTTGCTTCCATAAATACACAC
The Candidatus Cloacimonadota bacterium DNA segment above includes these coding regions:
- the pyrB gene encoding aspartate carbamoyltransferase; its protein translation is MKNLISMRDLNKEEILYFMEIAEKIEKGELNPNMDKKLAALLFFEPSTRTHFSFATAMKKIGGQTITMRGTGSSSVRKGETFADTLQTIAQYAEIIIMRSPIEGAARYASEVVNVPVVNAGDGANQHPTQALLDLYSIIKTQGTLENLTIGVAGDLKFGRTVHSLVQAMSDFNPKFKFISPSFLKMPEYIKDDLKAANLEFEELSEIDEKIDELDILYVTRIQKERFADPEDYEKVKGSYILEKSMLKGVKKNLKVMHPLPRVDEISTDVDDTEYAYYFLQAKNGVYMRQAIISILLGGV
- a CDS encoding aspartate carbamoyltransferase regulatory subunit, with the protein product MKQMKVDAIKNGTVIDHIPAGKGMQVADLINIYGENEVLIGVNLNSRKLQKKDIIKIENRELSQDEINSIALIAPEATLTIIKDFETIRKAKAEIPKSIEGLISCPNPKCITNSEQIKTKFKVTNKNPLKIRCCYCEKKYLVDEVKIKI